One Devosia lacusdianchii genomic window carries:
- the sppA gene encoding signal peptide peptidase SppA yields the protein MRQCRAATEEATVSDLPEQAHTTIAAETYRKSRGLWRVLAFIALAVAVIALLGRFALPQGQAGDYIARLVIDGTIATNPERLAAIEDLAEDDAVKAVIIAINSPGGTTAGGEELYEALGHLREKKPTVAVINELGASAAYMTAIATDRIFARRLSIVGSIGVLWQHVNAGKLLETVGIDLDKVASGPLKAEPDFDEPMDGAPRASIAALVDDSFQWFVDVVAERRGMPRPAALALADGRVVSGRVGVESGLIDAIGGELEALAWLEAERDVPADLDVRTVWPYPEQGFDLLGTFLNSQARAALGLPEGSIMLDGLVSLWQVGSRS from the coding sequence GTGCGACAATGCCGTGCCGCTACCGAGGAGGCGACCGTTTCCGATCTTCCAGAACAGGCTCACACCACCATAGCCGCCGAGACCTATCGCAAGTCGCGTGGGCTGTGGCGCGTGCTGGCCTTCATCGCGCTGGCCGTCGCGGTCATTGCCCTGCTGGGTCGTTTCGCCTTGCCGCAAGGTCAGGCCGGCGATTACATCGCCCGGTTGGTCATTGATGGCACCATCGCCACCAATCCCGAGCGCCTGGCGGCGATCGAGGACCTGGCTGAGGACGATGCGGTCAAAGCTGTGATCATCGCCATCAATTCTCCCGGCGGCACCACGGCTGGTGGTGAGGAGCTCTATGAAGCGCTGGGCCACCTGCGCGAGAAGAAGCCGACGGTCGCCGTTATCAATGAGCTGGGCGCCTCGGCGGCCTATATGACCGCCATCGCCACCGACCGCATTTTCGCGCGGCGGCTCTCCATCGTCGGTTCGATCGGCGTCCTCTGGCAGCACGTCAATGCCGGCAAGCTCCTCGAAACCGTCGGTATCGACCTCGACAAGGTCGCCTCGGGGCCGCTCAAGGCGGAGCCGGACTTCGATGAGCCGATGGACGGAGCGCCCCGCGCCTCGATTGCTGCACTGGTCGATGACAGCTTCCAGTGGTTCGTCGACGTCGTCGCCGAGCGGCGCGGCATGCCGCGCCCCGCCGCACTGGCCCTGGCTGACGGCCGAGTCGTTTCCGGACGCGTCGGCGTCGAATCGGGCCTGATCGACGCCATCGGTGGGGAACTTGAGGCCCTGGCCTGGCTCGAAGCCGAGCGCGATGTGCCCGCCGACCTCGATGTCAGGACCGTCTGGCCCTATCCGGAACAGGGGTTTGACCTGCTTGGCACCTTCCTCAATAGCCAGGCGCGCGCTGCGCTGGGACTGCCCGAAGGGTCCATCATGC